The genomic DNA GACCTCCAAGTACGGAAAGCGACGAGGAAAGGCATTTCCGGAAGTCAGGTGACCGTTCTAGTCGGGGGCCATCACCATCATGAGAAGAGATCTCTGAGCAACATAAGAGAAATAATCGAACGTAGCGATCTGGACGAATCAGTCAAAATCAAGGCTGTGCGAATCTTTACAAGGCTGGCCGAGGCTGAAGCCCGCGTTCACGACATAGGTGTGGAAGAGGTCCACTTTCACGAAGTAGGGGCCATGGACGCCATCATAGACGTGGTGGGATCGGTTGCCGGGCTTGCCGTCTTGGGAATCGAGGAAATTTATTGTTCGGCACTGAATCTGGGAGGCGGCCACGTGAAATGCGCTCATGGGGTGCTTCCTGTGCCTGCGCCTGCCACTGCGGAGTTGGTAAAAGGTAAGCCGGTCTATTCGTTCGGGGTGGAGGGAGAGCTATTGACTCCCACAGGGGCGGCGATTTTGACCACACTGTCGTCCAACTTCGGGCCAATGCCGGCAATGACCGCTGATGGAATAGGTTACGGCGCTGGAACATCGGACTTCTCGGTCCCGAACCTCCTTCGCGTGGTGATCGGCAAGACTGCGGACAAGGCCGGAGACTACCTGTTGGAGCAGATAGCGGTCCTGGAAACCAACATCGATGACATGAATCCGCAGATCTACGAATATCTGATTCAAAGCATGCTGGAGAAAGGGGCGCTGGACGTATTCCTGGTCCCTGTACAAATGAAGAAAAGCCGGCCCGGAACCTTGTTGACCGTGACATGTTCCCCTGACCGGGTGGATGAGTTTTCGGACTTTCTGATGAGGGAAACCACTTCCCTGGGGGTGAGGTGGCGAATCGACCACCGTATCAAAGCTGAAAGGCATATAGAGGGACTGGACACCAAATATGGTCCCATCAGCTTCAAGGTTGCCACAGTAGCGGGTAAGATTGTAAATGTTACCGCGGAATACGAAGACTGCAAGCGGTTGGCCCTTGAGAAGGGGGTCCCGTTGAAAGAGGTAATGGAAGAGGCAAGAACTTTAGCGATCCGATTCATGGGGAAATAGACCTGTACGAACGTCAAATGCGAACTTTCGAGGGACAGTTATGAGCAGTGAAAATGCCCGTCAAGGATCAGTTCCTTTCGGCGATCATGATACGGTTACTCTCAGGCTCACATGCGATGCGGAAGGACTACCAAGCTTTTATCCTCTCTTACAGCACGGCGTGCTGGTCAAAGCGAGGCTTGGCGTCAGCGTGAGAAAGGTCCT from Desulfomonile tiedjei includes the following:
- the larC gene encoding nickel pincer cofactor biosynthesis protein LarC, whose protein sequence is MKIAYFDCFSGASGDMIMASLIDAGLGPDDLKDELAKLHLTDYDLQVRKATRKGISGSQVTVLVGGHHHHEKRSLSNIREIIERSDLDESVKIKAVRIFTRLAEAEARVHDIGVEEVHFHEVGAMDAIIDVVGSVAGLAVLGIEEIYCSALNLGGGHVKCAHGVLPVPAPATAELVKGKPVYSFGVEGELLTPTGAAILTTLSSNFGPMPAMTADGIGYGAGTSDFSVPNLLRVVIGKTADKAGDYLLEQIAVLETNIDDMNPQIYEYLIQSMLEKGALDVFLVPVQMKKSRPGTLLTVTCSPDRVDEFSDFLMRETTSLGVRWRIDHRIKAERHIEGLDTKYGPISFKVATVAGKIVNVTAEYEDCKRLALEKGVPLKEVMEEARTLAIRFMGK